The following proteins are co-located in the Tardibacter chloracetimidivorans genome:
- a CDS encoding MlaC/ttg2D family ABC transporter substrate-binding protein, translated as MRSILKASLLALAAASVPAVAVVAPAHAQTASSQAAGQFVDQLADRAFAILRDKSLSRDEARRQFRAMLKQHVAVKQVGDRLIRSHRSQVSPQQYAAYSAAFPDYVVGTYADRLYDYANADLTIVRVQPVGSGYAVFSRVTQPGQSRPFEAIWSVMKIGDKFQITNLTVAGVNLALTQEADFRSVIQRNGFDALVRFMESKKS; from the coding sequence ATGCGATCGATCCTGAAAGCTTCCCTGCTTGCGTTGGCCGCGGCGTCCGTCCCGGCTGTGGCTGTTGTTGCTCCCGCCCATGCGCAGACCGCATCGTCCCAGGCCGCCGGGCAATTCGTCGACCAGCTCGCCGACAGGGCCTTTGCGATATTGAGGGACAAGTCGCTCAGCCGGGACGAGGCGCGGCGGCAGTTCCGCGCAATGCTGAAGCAGCATGTCGCGGTGAAGCAGGTGGGAGACCGGCTGATCCGATCGCACCGCTCGCAGGTGTCGCCGCAGCAATATGCCGCATATAGCGCCGCCTTCCCCGATTATGTCGTCGGCACCTATGCCGACAGGCTTTATGATTATGCCAACGCCGATCTGACGATCGTCCGGGTGCAGCCGGTGGGAAGCGGATATGCGGTGTTCTCCCGCGTGACGCAGCCGGGCCAGTCGCGGCCGTTCGAGGCGATCTGGTCGGTGATGAAGATCGGCGACAAGTTCCAGATCACAAACCTGACGGTGGCCGGGGTCAACCTTGCGCTTACCCAGGAAGCCGACTTCCGCAGCGTCATCCAGCGCAACGGCTTTGACGCCCTGGTCCGGTTCATGGAATCGAAAAAGAGCTAA
- a CDS encoding DUF4170 domain-containing protein, with the protein MADSKLHLVFGGRVTDPQGLDFVDLDKLDVVGIFPDYRSAEEAWRSSAQRTVDDAEMRYVIVHLHRLLDPEPNLKA; encoded by the coding sequence ATGGCGGACAGCAAGCTGCATCTCGTTTTCGGCGGACGTGTGACCGACCCCCAGGGTCTGGATTTTGTCGATCTCGACAAGCTGGACGTGGTCGGGATCTTTCCCGACTACAGGTCCGCCGAAGAAGCCTGGCGCAGCAGCGCGCAGCGGACGGTCGACGATGCCGAAATGCGCTATGTCATCGTCCACCTTCATCGCCTGCTCGATCCAGAACCCA